cttcttcttcaaagatCAAAGGTATTCGTCAGTTCTACATCTACTTACTCTACGACATAGAAATCTGTACATTGCGGTTTCAATCTGTTCGATATTTTTTAGTTTTGAAGTGCTTAGGGTTTATAATCATGTACGTACTAGTTGTTTGATGTAATCATCATTTTATTTGTACTGGAAACGAATGACTGTTATTACATTATAATAAGTTGCATACCTAATCCATCTGTGATAGTCATATTGGTTGTATTCTGAGATTTTCTATGAATATTATCAGGCATTTTGTTACTCTCTTTAGCAGTTGGTTTCCTTATCCTTAAGTATGATGCCTATAAAACATGGCCAGAGTTAGTTAGAAATAGAATAATTATGTCAACTTTGCTTTTTTATTTAGTTTGATATGAAATCAGTCTTTTGAATATGATTCGGTAAAAACCACTCTCACAAATCAATTAGCTGGCTACAAGATTGCTCAAGTTTGCAAGCAAAGGTGTATTACTTATAGATACTTACAAAAGTGGGAATAACGTATTGATGTTTCTCGGTGGACTGATAAATTTTGTGCAATGAAACCATGACGGAGGATATCCGATAATAGGACTGACAGTTAAAGTAGCTATACTTTAGTGAACGGTTGTTGTATCCTGACATGTGTTCCATACTTAGTTGGAGTTGTTTGCATTTTACATAAATAGTACTCATCATTGTTATTCAAGTATTTGATTTGAGTTTCTACATTGTGAACTTCAGGTTATCATCTGTGCTATCAGAGAAAATGGACTTGGATCATAATAATGTTAGAGCAGCGCTCGATGAAGAAAGATTTAGCCGCTTTCCTCGTGAAATCCTTCATCACATCCTATCTCCTTTTGAAACTAAGTTTGTTGTACAAACATGTTTGTTGTTGTCTCCAAGATTGAAGCTTATCTGGAGATCAATGCCGTGTCTCAGGTTTTCAAGTGGTGGATTTAAAACAATACCCAACTTTGCACAGTTTGTGAATCATGTTCTGTCTCACCGCAACCATCAAGTACAATTGTCCTCTGTTTATCTTAAATTTAGTGGAGCAGCTAATCAAGTTTTTGTGAGAAAGATTGCAAATTATGTGTTTTCTCACAATGTCAAAGAACTAACAGTTTGTTGTAGTCGCACAACGCACCATGAATTTCCTCCTTGCCTCTTCATCTCTCAAACTCTTACGCATCTCACCTTTCAACCCTCATTTCTGCACCTTGCATTACACCCAAAACACTATGGGATTTACCGTCATTAACAACTTTGCATTAGGTCATATTTCGTTGTGTGATGATAAACGTGGATCTGTTGATCTTTTCTCAAAGTGTGTCAACTTACGAAACCTCACTTTAGAATATTTCAAGATCAATGCTAAGGCTTTTGACATTGTTACCCCTCAACTTTCAAATCTCACACTTGTTCATGCCCCAGCCTCAGATATTATCAATGTGATTGCCCCTAAACTTGAGACTCACACTATAATTCACTGCTTAATGAAGGACTTGTGTATTCCGTCAGGGTGTTCATCTTTCTGCTATGTAGGTCACCGTGCTCCACAGTGGCTTAATGGTAATTTTCATTCTGTGAACAAAGTGAGTGTCAATTTGTCCATATCTTGCTTAAAAGAGGAAAATGCTCGTGGTATTATTAAAATGCTTCAAGAGCTCCATAGTGCCAGATTTCTTACGCTTAGCTTAGACATTGTTGAGGTACGGTGGTGATCTATTATCTCTGCTATAATGACATGTTAATTGCCTGATTATCCTTATATCACAGTCTGCCAACTTTTTCTTTCTTAGTGGAAAAAAAAAAGTAATAAATACTCTTTATATGTATGCAACATTATTTCCATAATATTCATCTACCAACTACGTAGTATACAACTTGTGTATATTTAtgcataataaattatattatatataatgtttATTTGTGCAGTGTATTTCCTCATTCACTGATTTATTATCTGGTCGGGCTTCGCCCTTTAGCAACTTGATTTGTTTGAATATAGACTCTGGCTCGAGGGATACATGCAAAGTGAAAATGTCTAGTGAAGCCCGGAGTTTCTTGCTTGAGAACTCTCCAAACGCCACATTTATCATGAAGGTACTTTCTTTATCAGTTTGCTTTTTATATTCAAAAAGTTCAAATGCAGCCCGAGGAGTCTTGTTGTACTAAATCTTACTACAGGTTGTGGACTAGTTGCCAAACTGCATGAAACCGTTTGAATTATAGACATTTCTGATGGACCTTCATATAAATGCAACCGTAGTGTTGCTGTACCTCAATAATGttatcacattttattatttaagatgaaTGTGTCACTTTTTTTTCTGTATCAATAGTGAGTGTTTGCATGAAGATTTCTTTTGATTGTTGTAAATGTTGTGCAGTGTTAATATAATGATGTACATTTCTGAAAGGGTATGAAAATTAgtttcatgtatatatatgtatgtatgtatgtatgatgtGAGTTATATAAATATTTGATTGGAAGTAGCATAAGAGTGAGTGATATTGTTGTTGTTTGCGAATTTGGTTTCAGGAACTACCAACGAAAGAAATGAAAGAGAAAGAGGTTAAGGAGAAGATAAAAGCAGTGATTGAAGATCTATTGAAGGAACTAGAAGATGCAGTAGAGATGAGCAATATGATTATTGAGAAAAAACGTGTTTTGAAGAACCTTCTGGATGATATACAATTATGGAccaacaagaaaaaggaaaacaagatgaagaagaaaattgaagaatctgAGAGGAGTATTCGAGTAGAGTTGGAATTGGCTAGATTGTTGGTACAGTATTCTGCAAGTCTGTTTATATTTAAGGATATGGTTAGAAACTCAATTGACCATAACGAAGTTATCTATGTCTCGAATTCAAAGACGGAGCAACTCAGATGTTTATTCAATAGCTTACCTCTGCCACAGCGGATACGAATGGAAGACTGCTACTTTCGTCAGATTGTTCAAGCACAAGCACAAGCACACTCAAATGCAATAGCTGTTAATCACGCCTCAATCATTAAATTTTTTAGTAAGATATGGATTCCCAAACATGAAGATATTTTAGCCAGCGTACATCTGCTGCtgtcacaatcatcatcatcatcatcatcatcatcatcatcatcatcatcatcatcatcatcatcatcttcaacaattgTAAGTTTTTGATTCCATATGTGACTCTGTCCATAGTTGGTTTGGTTGTTAAATGGGGTTATGGGGCTTTGGTTGAATTAGTTATATGTTTTAGTAGGGCAACAATATGGCTTTTCAACATGTTTAATCAATAATGTCTACAGGTTCATACACTCTCCTCCACTTCAAGTATCAACCCAGTGGCTGTTcgtaaaacaaaacaaaaaaaaagaaaagtATCAACTCAATGCCATCAGCTGTGAATCAGTAGCCCAGCCCAGCCCAGCCCAGGTAACAATTCAATGCCTCTCTACAACACCTTGCCTGCTTGCTTAATTATTCACAAATAAATCTAGCTATCAAGCATTGTGCTTTTTAGAATGTATCCCAGTTACATATATGTCTTATTTGTTCTCTTCCTACTCTAATTTCTAATTTCATTTTAATTTGATTTATGTACAAGTCCCATTGTCTAATGTATGCAAATCATTGACAATAATTTTAGGAGTATCTTGAGCTCCAATTTCATGACCtccaaataacaaaaaaaaaaaaaaaaaaaaaaagttgtctaCTGCAGCCATAGTGTCTTTTAGAACTCGTGCTCGTGCCATCGAAGTTTTTTGCATATTTAGCTCCTTTTAGTTTCAAAAAATCTATTTGATTTATTGATCTCATACATTTTATAGGTGTTTCTGTTGCACAAATCAAATTCTATGCAGATCATGTCAACTTGAAGCTGGTGGCTGCTAAAGATAGTGCCAACTTGAAGATGATGTTTTTTCCTCGCTCGAGTAATGATATTTTTACATGAAAATATCAGATGTTGACTTTTTGCAGTTGTCAGTGTATTTTACTTTTGATGTCTTGTACCTTATGCTTTGCCTTTACCTTCGAATTCTTTTATGATGTCCCAGGTGGTATTTCAGAAACTATCTAGTGTTTATCTCATGTGTCAGTTTGAACTTTGAAATTTTGTTAACTCATTATCCTTGATCAAAAGTATTTCAAGTAGTTGTTAAATGAACCTCATGCCAAACTGTTACCATTTCTTATTTTTGTCTAACCAGATTGATTAACTGTCTAAATAGTGGTTTTTAACATATGTTATGCATTAGAACCAAATACTTATGTTGGCTTCCTAACTCAACAGCTAGCTTAAGATCCCTGTTAGGATAAACT
This genomic stretch from Rutidosis leptorrhynchoides isolate AG116_Rl617_1_P2 chromosome 11, CSIRO_AGI_Rlap_v1, whole genome shotgun sequence harbors:
- the LOC139876889 gene encoding uncharacterized protein: MNFLLASSSLKLLRISPFNPHFCTLHYTQNTMGFTVINNFALGHISLCDDKRGSVDLFSKCVNLRNLTLEYFKINAKAFDIVTPQLSNLTLVHAPASDIINVIAPKLETHTIIHCLMKDLCIPSGCSSFCYVGHRAPQWLNGNFHSVNKVSVNLSISCLKEENARGIIKMLQELHSARFLTLSLDIVECISSFTDLLSGRASPFSNLICLNIDSGSRDTCKVKMSSEARSFLLENSPNATFIMKELPTKEMKEKEVKEKIKAVIEDLLKELEDAVEMSNMIIEKKRVLKNLLDDIQLWTNKKKENKMKKKIEESERSIRVELELARLLVQYSASLFIFKDMVRNSIDHNEVIYVSNSKTEQLRCLFNSLPLPQRIRMEDCYFRQIVQAQAQAHSNAIAVNHASIIKFFSKIWIPKHEDILASVHLLLSQSSSSSSSSSSSSSSSSSSSSSTIVHTLSSTSSINPVAVRKTKQKKRKVSTQCHQL